Proteins co-encoded in one Sulfurospirillum arsenophilum NBRC 109478 genomic window:
- a CDS encoding DHH family phosphoesterase has translation MNYTLHHLSHTDLDGYSCQMVSAHYFDSINFYNSNYGKEINECFNQILATIQTSSSEKHVILITDLNLTMDQAKEFESKVSICDKEIMMFVLDHHKTGQECADAFEWYFLDSSRCATKITYDFFSALYGKDEKLSQYVDVVNSVDIWLENEPEFELGKVCMGLVSGAKEVNKIMFPEENSKYIFSILTKAQEYFTCKDAHIALDDAIHEIKKAFFRTNNNNTLSNLVSAYNVILLTKNREKMQISYKEYKGILTYNIGNVSVIGNDFLTANPDLDFFMDITSKKTISLRSNGKVDVSKIAAQIANGGGHHNASGGLLSNFKDAFIYDNIKSQVMSIIANKG, from the coding sequence ATGAACTACACGTTACACCACCTCTCACACACGGATTTAGATGGCTATAGCTGCCAGATGGTGAGTGCTCATTATTTTGATTCGATTAATTTTTACAACTCTAACTATGGCAAAGAGATCAACGAATGTTTTAATCAAATTTTAGCCACGATACAAACCTCAAGCTCCGAAAAACATGTTATCTTAATTACAGACCTTAATCTTACGATGGATCAAGCCAAAGAGTTTGAGTCCAAAGTGAGTATTTGTGACAAAGAGATCATGATGTTTGTACTGGATCATCACAAAACAGGGCAGGAGTGTGCAGACGCTTTTGAATGGTATTTTTTAGATTCAAGTCGCTGTGCTACCAAAATTACGTATGACTTTTTCAGCGCACTGTATGGCAAAGATGAGAAATTGAGCCAATACGTAGATGTCGTCAACTCTGTGGATATTTGGCTTGAAAATGAGCCCGAATTTGAACTGGGAAAAGTGTGTATGGGACTCGTGAGTGGCGCTAAAGAGGTCAATAAAATCATGTTCCCAGAAGAAAATAGCAAATACATTTTTTCCATCCTGACCAAAGCACAAGAGTACTTTACATGTAAAGATGCACATATTGCTTTGGATGATGCTATTCACGAGATCAAAAAAGCGTTTTTTAGGACCAACAACAATAACACGTTAAGCAATCTTGTCTCAGCCTACAATGTCATTTTACTCACTAAAAACAGAGAAAAAATGCAAATTAGCTACAAAGAGTACAAAGGTATTTTGACCTACAACATTGGTAATGTTTCGGTCATTGGCAATGACTTTTTAACCGCAAACCCAGACCTAGATTTCTTTATGGACATTACCTCTAAAAAGACCATTAGCCTACGATCTAATGGCAAAGTGGATGTCAGTAAGATCGCAGCGCAAATCGCGAATGGTGGTGGTCATCACAATGCCAGCGGTGGACTTCTCAGCAACTTCAAAGATGCTTTTATCTATGATAACATCAAATCACAAGTGATGAGCATCATCGCGAATAAAGGATAA